One Oryza brachyantha chromosome 3, ObraRS2, whole genome shotgun sequence DNA segment encodes these proteins:
- the LOC102708141 gene encoding pinin gives MAAATEKTAEDIRRELQELQRQHREISERLRDPRGLRRGAPPAAAGPGGPRPLRAFPRPAVDLTEQSAPKRRILSAVVKVEDTEAKEDVKKDAEAEGPEGVSAAVQGGERRDPGFRRDGNQRLPRRELDMPLPEPLPREFPKDEDPSLVKRNRRMLGKLLVGTLEKFQQEDKKLSNTEAYMRRSETQRKADQKAREESERLRQQEREQAVEKRKRDMMLRARVAAKAEEKRLELLYMQWAEHHKRLSNFLRTNAEPPIYYMPAKPIIDDPAIAEENKEKAFEEWKSVRRAELTQFQKQVEEQYMSNVERQLERMQNARNARRGNGPANMQEMDKELDTHRAEHGPKTRRVPEDGNDDEEDVEDMAAEDELMDDEVLGVNEPINEDPTKLSEEAADGAPVTEEAQ, from the exons atggccgCCGCGACGGAGAAGACGGCCGAGGATATCCGCCGCGAGCTGCAGGAGCTCCAGCGCCAGCACCGCGAG ATCAGCGAGCGCCTCCGCGACCCCCGCGGCCTTCGCCGTGGCGCGCCCCCCGCAGCTGCAGGGCCCGGCGGGCCCCGCCCACTCCGCGCCTTCCCGAGACCC GCCGTGGATTTGACGGAGCAGTCTGCACCCAAGCGGAGGATTCTATCTGCAGTGGTTAAA GTGGAGGATACTGAAGCTAAGGAGGATGTCAAGAAGGATGCGGAGGCAGAGGGCCCCGAGGGTGTTTCGGCTGCTGTTCAAGGTGGTGAGAGGAGGGATCCTGGATTCAGGAGGGACGGAAATCAGCGCTTGCCGAGGAGG GAGCTTGATATGCCATTGCCAGAGCCTCTCCCAAGAGAGTTCCCCAAGGATGAGGATCCAAGCCTTGTGAAGAGGAACAGGAGGATGCTGGGGAAGCTTCTCGTTGGTACATTAGAG AAATTTCAGCAAGAGGACAAAAAACTGTCCAACACAGAGGCTTATATGCGCAGATCAGAGACTCAGCGAAAG GCTGATCAAAAGGCTCGTGAGGAAAGTGAAAGGTTGCGACAACAAGAGCGAGAACAGGCTGTAGAGAAGCGTAAGCGTGATATG ATGCTGCGTGCTCGAGTAGCTGCTAAGGCAGAAGAAAAGAGGTTGGAGCTGTTATACATGCAATGGGCTGAGCATCACAAAAGGCTATCCAATTTCTTAAG GACAAATGCTGAACCACCAATTTACTACATGCCAGCTAAACCAATAATTGATGATCCGGCTATTGCTGAGGAGAACAAGGAAAAG GCATTTGAAGAATGGAAATCTGTACGCAGGGCTGAACTGACTCAGTTTCAAAAGCAAGTCGAAGAACAGTATATGTCTAACGTTGAGAGGCAGTTGGAAAGGATGCAGAATGCGCGGAATGCACGGAGGGGTAATGGTCCTGCAAACATGCAAGAAATGGATAAGGAACTGGACACGCATAGGGCAGAGCACGGTCCAAAGACTCGACGGGTTCCTGAGGATGGCAATGACGATGAAGAGGATGTTGAGGACATGGCCGCGGAAGATGAGCTGATGGATGATGAAGTCCTTGGCGTTAACGAGCCAATCAACGAGGACCCAACCAAGTTGTCTGAAGAAGCTGCAGATGGTGCTCCGGTGACTGAGGAGGCGCAGTAG
- the LOC102702738 gene encoding UDP-glycosyltransferase 91B1-like, which yields MENGSSPLHVVIFPWLAFGHLLPFLDLAERLAARGHRVSFVSTPRNLARLRPVRPALRGLVDLVALPLPRVDGLPDGAEATSDVPFEKFELHRKAFDGLAAPFSAFLDAACAGDKRPDWVIPDFMHYWVAAAAQKRGVPCAVLIPCSADVMALYGQPTETSTEQPEAIARSMAAEAPSFEAERNTEEYGTAGASGVSIMTRFSLTLKWSKLVALRSCPELEPGVFTTLTRVYSKPVVPFGLLPPRRDGAHGVRKNGEDDGAIIRWLDEQPAKSVVYVALGSEAPVSADLLRELAHGLELAGTRFLWALRRPAGVNDGDSILPNGFLERTGERGLVTTGWVPQVSILAHAAVCAFLTHCGWGSVVEGLQFGHPLIMLPIIGDQGPNARFLEGRKVGVAVPRNHADGSFDRSGVAGAVRAVAVEEEGKAFAANARKLQEIVADRERDERCTDGFIHHLTSWNELEA from the coding sequence ATGGAGAACGGCTCCTCGCCGCTGCACGTTGTCATCTTCCCGTGGCTCGCCTTCGGCCACCTTCTCCCCttcctcgacctcgccgagcGCCTCGCCGCGCGAGGCCACCGCGTGTCCTTCGTCTCCACCCCGCGCAACCTCGCGCGCCTCCGGCCGGTTCGCCCCGCGCTGCGGGGGCTCGTCGACCTCgtcgcgctgccgctgccgcgcgTCGACGGTCTCCCCGATGGCGCCGAGGCCACCAGCGACGTCCCGTTCGAGAAGTTCGAGCTTCACAGGAAGGCGTTCGacggcctcgccgcgccgttcTCCGCATTCCTCGACGCCGCATGCGCCGGCGACAAGAGGCCCGATTGGGTTATCCCCGACTTCATGCATtactgggtcgccgccgccgctcagaaACGCGGGGTTCCGTGCGCCGTGCTTATCCCCTGCTCTGCAGACGTCATGGCCCTGTATGGCCAGCCAACAGAGACTAGCACGGAGCAGCCGGAGGCGATAGCCCGGTCCATGGCCGCGGAGGCGCCGAGCTTCGAGGCGGAGCGGAACACGGAGGAGTATGGGACTGCAGGCGCATCGGGGGTGTCCATCATGACCCGCTTCAGCCTGACGCTGAAGTGGTCCAAACTCGTCGCCTTGCGGAGCTGCCCTGAGCTGGAACCCGGCGTGTTCACGACCCTGACGAGGGTCTACTCCAAGCCGGTCGTCCCGTTCGGCTTGCTCCCGCCACGTCGCGACGGCGCCCACGGCGTCAGAAAgaacggcgaggacgacggcgcaaTCATACGGTGGCTCGACGAGCAGCCGGCCAAGTCGGTCGTCTACGTTGCGCTAGGAAGCGAGGCGCCAGTGAGCGCAGATCTGCTGCGCGAGCTGGCTCACGGGCTGGAGCTCGCCGGGACGCGCTTCCTCTGGGCCCTGAGGAGACCCGCGGGCGTCAACGATGGGGACAGCATCCTACCAAACGGGTTCCTGGAGCGCACCGGCGAGCGCGGGCTGGTCACCACCGGGTGGGTTCCTCAGGTCAGCATACTGGCGCACGCTGCGGTGTGCGCGTTCTTGACGCACTGCGGGTGGGGCTCCGTCGTCGAAGGGCTCCAGTTCGGGCACCCGCTGATCATGCTGCCAATCATCGGCGATCAAGGCCCGAACGCGCGATTTCTGGAGGGGAGAAAGGTTGGAGTGGCGGTGCCGAGGAACCACGCGGACGGGTCATTCGATCGAAgcggcgtcgccggagctgtccgcgccgtcgccgtggaggaggaggggaaggcgTTCGCTGCCAACGCCCGTAAGCTGCAGGAGATCGTGGCGGACAGGGAACGCGACGAGAGATGCACCGACGGATTTATCCACCATTTGACGTCTTGGAATGAGCTAGAAGCATAA
- the LOC102702455 gene encoding putative UDP-rhamnose:rhamnosyltransferase 1 produces the protein MDSGRSSARAAGMMHVVICPWLAFGHLLPCLDLAQRLASRGHRVSFVSTPRNLSRLPPVRPALAPVVSFVALPLPRVEGLPDGAESTNDVPQDRPDMVELHRIAFDGLGVSFSEFLRTASADWVIVDVFHHWGSAAAVEHKVPCAMLLLSSAHMISSISERRPESAESPAAAGEGRPAAAPTFEAARRKLIRKKDSSGMSLAERFFLTLSRSNLVVVRSCAELEPETVPLLSTVRGKPVAFLGLMPPSPDGRRGGVSNEDGEDDTVRWLDAQPAESVVYVALGSEAPLLVEKVHELALGLELAGTRFLWALRKPAGVSDADLLPAGFRERTGGRGLVATRWVPQLSILAHAAVGAFLTHCGWSSTIEGLMFGRPLIMLPISGDQGPNARLIQAKKAGLQVPRNDGDGSFDREGVAAVVRAVAVAEESRRVFRANAKKLQEIVADMACHDGYIDGFIQQLKSYKD, from the exons ATGGACTCCGGCCGCtcctccgcgcgcgccgccgggaTGATGCACGTCGTGATCTGCCCGTGGCTCGCCTTCGGACACCTGCTCCCGTGCCTCGACCTCGCCCAGCGCCTggcgtcgcgcggccaccgcGTGTCGTTCGTGTCCACGCCGCGGAACCTGTCCCGCCTCCCGCCGGTGCGCCCCGCGCTGGCGCCGGTCGTCTCCTTCGTGGCGCTGCCGCTCCCGCGCGTCGAGGGGCTCCCCGACGGCGCCGAGTCTACCAATGACGTTCCCCAGGACAGGCCGGACATGGTCGAGCTCCACCGGATTGCCTTCGACGGGCTCGGCGTCTCCTTCTCGGAGTTCTTGCGCACCGCTAGCGCCGACTGGGTCATCGTCGACGTCTTTCACCACTGGggctctgccgccgccgtcgagcacAAG GTGCCATGTGCAATGCTTTTGCTGAGCTCTGCACATATGATCTCTTCCATAAGTGAACGACGTCCCGAGAGCGCCGAGTCGCCTGCGGCTGCCGGAGAGggacgaccggcggcggcgccaacgttcgaggcggcgaggaggaagttGATACGAAAGAAAGACTCCTCGGGAATGTCCCTCGCCGAGCGCTTCTTCTTGACGCTCTCCAGGAGCAACCTCGTTGTCGTGCGGAGCTGCGCCGAGCTCGAGCCGGAGACCGTCCCGCTCCTGTCGACGGTCCGCGGCAAGCCTGTTGCCTTCCTTGGCCTTATGCCGCCTTCACCggacggccgccgcggcggcgtcagcaacgaggacggcgaggacgacacCGTCCGCTGGCTCGACGCGCAGCCGGCCGAGTCCGTCGTGTACGTCGCGCTGGGCAGCGAGGCGCCACTGCTCGTGGAGAAGGTGCACGAGCTCGCGCTCGGGCTGGAGCTCGCCGGCACGCGCTTCCTCTGGGCGCTGAGGAAGCCCGCCGGCGTCTCCGACGCCGACCTCCTTCCCGCTGGCTTCCGGGAGCGCACgggcggccgcggcctcgTGGCGACGAGGTGGGTTCCTCAGCTGAGCATACTGGCGCACGCCGCCGTGGGCGCGTTTCTGACCCACTGCGGCTGGAGCTCGACGATCGAGGGGCTCATGTTCGGCCGCCCTCTCATCATGCTGCCGATCTCCGGCGACCAGGGGCCGAACGCGCGGCTGATCCAGGCCAAGAAGGCCGGGCTGCAGGTGCCAAGAAACGACGGCGATGGATCGTTCGACCGAGAGGGCGTAGCTGCGGTCGTTCGGGCCGTCGCGGTGGCGGAAGAAAGCAGAAGAGTGTTTCGAGCCAACGCCAAGAAGCTGCAGGAGATCGTCGCGGACATGGCCTGCCATGACGGCTACATCGACGGATTCATCCAGCAACTGAAATCTTACAAGGATTGA